From Juglans regia cultivar Chandler chromosome 6, Walnut 2.0, whole genome shotgun sequence, the proteins below share one genomic window:
- the LOC108983185 gene encoding leucine-rich repeat receptor-like tyrosine-protein kinase PXC3, with protein sequence MKKCEESIPLLHFSLFFIFLFCPLVFSELPSNQRTTMIGLSNLLNKTDLSWNISKDPCSWKGVTCSSGNYSITEISLSGFSLSSSDFLSSLCRIDSLMSIDVSNNALTLIPEDFIKGCGEIGGLERLNISRNRLVGPLPTFQGFVGLKFLDLSFNSLNGNISLQLDGLIALKSLNLSGNKFNGLIPTNLGKAMVLEQLELSVNGFEGGIPDQIMGYQNLTLIDFGENKLSGPVPDRIKDLSKLEVLILSSNKFSGQIPAAISNIRTLSRFAANQNNFKGTVPSGITRFLKNLDLSYNKLSESIPSDMLSPSNLQSVDLSYNLLKGSIPSNISPSLVRLRLGSNSLDGPIPSSVFGKLQKLMYLELDNNSLTGLIPPDLGSCLSLALLNLAGNNLNGTLPGQLGNLSRLQVMKLQSNVLVGEIPVEIAQLQTLSTLNISWNLLNGSIPSSISSLRYLTNMNLQGNHLSGSIPNDISGLDSLLELQLGGNQLTGKIPRMPASLQIALNLSSNHLVGPIPFTFSLLTGLEVLDLSNNQLTGEIPTFLTEIRSLTRLVLSNNQLSGIIPEFGSWLTLDVKGNDHLINATTSNTSPKSAKKGKSVTTALLIGFAAALFTVGVVTGLAMSISRRYYRVNDEQPQSAEDLPPPSPPQVIQGNLLTANGIHRSNIDFTKAMEAVAYSKNITLKTRFSTYYKAIMPSGSSYFVKRINWSDKIFQFGSHDKFWRELEVLGKLSNSNVMTPLAYVLSVDNAYLFYEFSPKGTLFDVLHGSLENALDWASRYSIAVGVAQGLSFLQGCTPGPILLLDLSSRNIMLKSLKEPQIGDIELCKVIDPSKSTGSLSMVAGSVGYIPPEYAYTMRVTVAGNVYSFGVILLELLTGKPAVSEGTELAKWALSNSVRQEKWDHIFDPNISRTSIAIRSQMLQVLKVALGCVNVSPEARPNMKNVLRMLLNAR encoded by the exons ATGAAGAAGTGTGAGGAGAGCATCCCTCTACTCCATTTCtccttgtttttcattttcttgttctgTCCTTTGGTCTTCTCTGAACTACCCTCAAACCAAAGAACCACCATGATCGGTCTTTCTAATCTCCTTAACAAAACAGATTTATCATGGAATATTAGCAAGGATCCATGTTCATGGAAGGGAGTTACCTGCAGCTCTGGGAATTATTCCATAACAGAAATCTCTCTATCGGGCTTTTCCCTCTCTTCCTCAGACTTTCTGTCTAGTCTTTGCCGGATAGATTCTTTAATGAGTATTGATGTCTCCAACAACGCTCTGACCTTAATCCCGGAGGATTTCATCAAGGGTTGCGGTGAGATTGGAGGGCTGGAGCGCTTGAATATTAGCAGAAACAGGTTGGTTGGTCCTCTTCCTACTTTTCAAGGATTCGTTGGGTTGAAGTTCTTGGACCTGTCTTTCAATTCATTGAATGGAAATATAAGTTTACAGTTAGATGGATTGATTGCCCTCAAAAGTTTGAATCTTAGTGGCAACAAGTTCAATGGCCTTATCCCTACCAATCTTGGGAAAGCCATGGTTTTAGAGCAGCTTGAGCTCTCTGTGAATGGCTTTGAAGGTGGAATTCCTGATCAAATAATGGGTTACCAGAATTTGACTCTGATTGACTTTGGTGAAAATAAACTTTCCGGCCCTGTTCCTGATAGAATTAAAGACCTCTCTAAATTGGAAGTTTTGATTCTATCTTCCAATAAATTCAGTGGGCAAATCCCAGCAGCCATTTCAAATATCAGAACCCTTTCACGTTTTGCAGCCAATCAAAACAACTTTAAAGGTACAGTTCCCAGTGGAATTACAAGATTCCTCAAGAACTTAGACCTTAGTTATAACAAGTTAAGCGAGTCGATTCCTTCAGACATGTTGTCGCCGTCAAATTTGCAGTCTGTAGATTTGTCTTATAATTTGTTAAAGGGATCGATACCTTCAAACATATCTCCAAGTTTGGTCAGGTTGAGGTTGGGAAGCAATTCTCTTGATGGGCCAATCCCTTCTTCGGTGTTTGGAAAACTTCAGAAATTGATGTACTTAGAGCTGGATAACAATAGCTTGACCGGGCTTATACCTCCGGATTTGGGTTCTTGCCTGAGCTTGGCACTGTTGAATTTGGCCGGGAATAACCTGAATGGTACTTTGCCGGGACAGTTGGGAAATCTAAGCCGTCTTCAAGTTATGAAGCTTCAATCCAACGTGCTGGTTGGAGAAATCCCGGTTGAAATTGCTCAACTACAGACATTGTCTACACTGAATATCAGCTGGAATTTGCTGAACGGTTCAATACCTTCTTCGATTTCAAGCTTGCGATACCTTACTAACATGAACTTACAAGGTAACCATCTCAGTGGTTCGATACCAAACGATATTTCCGGTTTGGATTCTCTGTTAGAACTCCAGCTTGGAGGAAACCAACTTACCGGTAAGATACCAAGGATGCCGGCATCATTGCAGATTGCTCTAAATCTCAGCAGCAACCACCTTGTGGGACCTATTCCATTTACTTTTTCACTGCTTACAGGATTAGAAGTTTTGGATCTCTCAAACAATCAATTGACAGGGGAAATTCCAACGTTTCTAACTGAAATTAGATCCTTGACACGGTTGGTACTTTCTAACAATCAACTATCTGGAATTATTCCAGAGTTTGGTTCATGGCTTACTCTTGATGTCAAAGGAAATGATCATCTTATTAACGCTACAACATCAAACACTTCACCAAAGTCAGCCAAGAAGGGAAAATCAGTTACCACTGCGCTTCTGATTGGTTTTGCAGCTGCTCTTTTCACTGTTGGGGTAGTCACAGGCCTTGCTATGTCAATCTCAAGGCGATATTACAGGGTTAATGATGAACAACCACAATCAGCAGAGGATCTTCCCCCTCCTTCCCCTCCTCAGGTCATCCAAGGCAATCTATTAACTGCAAATGGAATCCACAGATCGAATATTGACTTCACCAAAGCTATGGAAGCAGTTGCATACTCAAAAAACATTACGCTGAAGACTAGGTTTTCAACCTATTACAAAGCCATCATGCCATCCGGATCAAGCTACTTTGTTAAGAGGATTAATTGGAGTGATAAGATATTCCAATTTGGCAGCCACGATAAATTCTGGCGAGAGTTGGAGGTTTTGGGGAAACTGAGCAATTCAAATGTGATGACTCCTTTAGCCTATGTTTTGTCTGTTGACAATGCTTATCTGTTTTATGAATTTTCTCCAAAGGGAACCCTTTTTGACGTTCTTCATGGTAGCCTGGAAAATGCTTTGGATTGGGCGAGCAGATACAGCATAGCAGTTGGGGTCGCTCAgggtctttcttttcttcaaggTTGCACCCCCGGCCCGATACTACTACTTGATCTATCAAGCAGAAACATCATGCTAAAGTCCCTCAAGGAACCTCAAATTGGAGATATTGAGCTATGCAAGGTGATCGATCCCTCAAAGAGCACTGGAAGCCTTTCTATGGTTGCTGGTTCTGTTGGCTATATTCCTCCAG AGTATGCTTACACGATGAGAGTAACAGTGGCTGGGAACGTTTACAGTTTTGGGGTCATTCTCCTGGAACTACTGACCGGAAAACCAGCTGTTAGTGAGGGAACTGAGTTGGCCAAGTGGGCCTTAAGCAACTCAGTCAGGCAAGAGAAATGGGATCACATCTTTGACCCTAATATCAGCAGAACATCAATTGCCATCAGAAGTCAGATGCTTCAAGTCCTGAAGGTTGCTCTTGGTTGTGTGAATGTATCACCAGAAGCAAGGCCAAATATGAAGAATGTGCTAAGGATGCTCCTAAACGCAAGATAA